The proteins below are encoded in one region of Aequorivita iocasae:
- a CDS encoding T9SS type A sorting domain-containing protein has product MKNLLLFSSLLLTTAGAFAQLSVKPNTNSGTDSYVYVNDEVLYVTDYVNLTRNGTANDTEASIYLRNNGQLIQGGTTSNNSGDGQLSVQQNTPETNAWAYYYWCSPIGNPGNIGSPNPTGNRSFGVNFLYEPNASSLTGASKVNITTGRDGLDTTTPITVSTRWLYTHPQPGTEAEGHYIRMNSGNNAPPGFGFTMKGVGLSAPGGDQVYEFRGRPNNGNFSIPVAAPVAGVPQMTLSGNPYPSAMDLNKLFYDLPDNNELSTFWYYDEDRTVASHYYSQKPFGYGVYTVGPEDTDNDPYDLDNLGTYSAAPFYYYTAAGGTTGGAGSSTNSDDNKRFAPIGQGIMFVGNATGNVEIKNSYRVFYKEDTAGSVFQRPEGSSADQTSENEDLNRTDPTTARPDYRTPSIRIWSIFDEAVTRDMVIAFYDQATDGYDRGLDGLSAQDLQTDAYFPIGDDNNRKPYVINGIKYEQSKQVPIAFKIKNQSKVDIKAVEEIKKPYEHAYLFDRVENNYQQITGGRSATLNLPAGRYENRFFIVFRNANVIRDVPETELETKKIVLDNVTLFQNNPVQQLEINNPEGYIIKSASVYDMNGKLVISESNLGANNKYSFYTGNLSDGVYLVKLMTADDIAIDYKAIVHNK; this is encoded by the coding sequence ATGAAAAACCTACTACTCTTTTCAAGTTTACTATTAACTACTGCTGGTGCTTTTGCGCAGTTATCCGTGAAGCCTAATACCAATTCTGGCACAGATAGCTATGTGTATGTAAATGATGAAGTTCTCTATGTTACTGATTATGTGAATTTAACAAGAAACGGAACTGCTAACGATACCGAGGCCAGTATTTATTTGCGAAATAATGGACAGTTAATACAAGGCGGAACTACTTCTAACAACAGTGGAGACGGTCAACTTTCAGTGCAACAAAATACACCTGAAACCAATGCCTGGGCTTATTATTATTGGTGCTCGCCAATTGGAAATCCAGGAAACATTGGTTCACCAAATCCTACAGGCAATAGAAGTTTTGGTGTTAATTTTTTATATGAACCCAATGCTAGTAGTTTAACTGGCGCTAGTAAGGTTAATATAACAACGGGACGTGATGGTCTGGACACTACTACGCCCATAACTGTATCTACCCGTTGGCTTTATACGCATCCTCAACCCGGAACTGAGGCCGAAGGACATTATATACGCATGAATAGTGGAAACAATGCGCCTCCCGGTTTTGGCTTTACTATGAAAGGCGTTGGGCTAAGTGCTCCAGGGGGAGACCAAGTTTATGAATTTAGAGGAAGACCCAATAATGGAAATTTTTCCATTCCCGTAGCCGCACCTGTTGCAGGGGTTCCTCAGATGACACTGAGTGGAAATCCTTATCCATCCGCAATGGATTTAAATAAGTTATTTTATGACTTACCTGATAATAATGAACTTTCAACATTTTGGTATTATGATGAAGACCGTACCGTAGCTTCACACTATTACTCACAAAAGCCTTTCGGTTATGGTGTTTATACCGTGGGTCCTGAAGATACTGATAATGACCCTTATGATTTAGATAATTTAGGAACATACTCAGCGGCACCATTTTATTATTATACTGCCGCTGGAGGGACCACAGGAGGAGCTGGATCTAGTACCAATAGTGACGACAACAAACGTTTCGCTCCTATAGGCCAAGGAATAATGTTTGTAGGTAATGCAACTGGAAATGTTGAAATAAAAAACTCATACAGAGTATTTTATAAAGAAGATACCGCCGGTTCTGTATTTCAAAGACCCGAGGGGAGTTCTGCTGACCAGACTTCCGAAAATGAAGATTTAAACCGCACCGATCCTACTACTGCAAGACCGGACTATCGTACCCCAAGCATCCGCATTTGGTCAATCTTTGACGAAGCCGTAACCAGAGATATGGTTATAGCCTTTTATGACCAGGCTACCGATGGTTACGATCGCGGATTGGACGGCTTGAGCGCACAAGATTTACAGACTGATGCTTATTTCCCAATCGGTGACGATAATAATCGCAAGCCTTATGTTATTAATGGTATTAAATATGAGCAATCAAAACAAGTTCCTATCGCTTTTAAAATAAAAAATCAGAGCAAAGTTGATATTAAGGCAGTTGAAGAAATTAAAAAGCCTTATGAACACGCCTATCTGTTTGATCGTGTAGAAAATAACTATCAGCAAATAACCGGAGGCCGTAGTGCAACATTAAATCTACCTGCTGGCAGATATGAAAACAGGTTTTTTATTGTTTTCCGTAATGCAAACGTAATTCGCGATGTTCCTGAAACTGAATTGGAGACTAAAAAAATTGTTTTGGACAATGTGACTCTATTTCAAAATAATCCAGTTCAACAACTTGAAATCAACAACCCGGAAGGTTATATTATAAAGTCTGCATCTGTCTATGATATGAATGGAAAACTTGTAATTTCCGAATCAAATCTGGGCGCAAACAATAAGTACAGTTTTTATACGGGTAATTTAAGTGATGGTGTGTACTTGGTAAAACTAATGACTGCAGATGACATTGCTATTGATTATAAAGCCATCGTTCATAATAAGTAA
- a CDS encoding Smr/MutS family protein codes for MKIGDKVSVLDDAISGVVTGVKGNEVAILTTDGFELVFLKNELIVVDGSLSKRELAQMDVEAIISEKQQKKPGKTQRIKSKERNLPPMEVDLHINQLVPKTRGLDNYEMLTIQLDTAKRQLDFAISKRIQKVVFIHGVGEGVLRTELEYLFNRYENIKFYDADYKKYGRGATEVYIFQNVK; via the coding sequence ATGAAAATTGGTGATAAAGTTTCTGTTTTGGATGATGCCATTTCTGGCGTTGTTACTGGTGTGAAAGGGAATGAGGTAGCTATTCTGACCACCGATGGCTTTGAACTGGTTTTTTTAAAAAATGAACTTATTGTTGTGGACGGTTCGTTATCAAAACGCGAACTTGCGCAGATGGACGTGGAGGCTATAATTTCAGAAAAACAACAAAAAAAGCCTGGAAAAACCCAGCGCATCAAGTCCAAAGAACGCAACTTACCGCCTATGGAGGTAGATTTGCACATAAACCAGTTGGTGCCAAAAACCCGCGGATTGGATAATTATGAAATGTTGACTATTCAGTTAGACACCGCAAAAAGGCAATTGGATTTTGCCATTTCAAAACGCATTCAAAAAGTTGTCTTCATTCATGGGGTAGGCGAAGGTGTACTTAGGACAGAACTGGAATATCTCTTTAACCGTTACGAAAACATAAAGTTTTATGATGCAGACTATAAAAAGTACGGTCGTGGAGCAACTGAAGTTTACATTTTTCAGAATGTGAAATAG